From a region of the bacterium genome:
- the secG gene encoding preprotein translocase subunit SecG, with amino-acid sequence MLYGILIALQLVISVLMVVAILMQSSKGGGLAGIAGGALASSVFGGRATATFLSKATTVLAALFMLNCLSMAVISAHRESTTSVTQQAVSQEQPVSPVPSLPATGGMETDPAPAMPEQEQP; translated from the coding sequence ATGCTCTACGGAATCCTCATTGCTCTTCAGCTCGTCATTTCGGTTTTGATGGTGGTGGCCATTCTGATGCAGAGTTCGAAGGGCGGCGGCCTGGCCGGAATCGCCGGCGGCGCGCTGGCTTCGTCGGTTTTCGGCGGACGCGCCACGGCCACGTTTCTCTCGAAGGCCACCACTGTTCTGGCCGCCTTGTTCATGTTGAATTGTCTATCCATGGCGGTGATCTCGGCCCATCGCGAGAGCACGACTTCGGTGACTCAGCAAGCCGTTTCGCAGGAACAGCCGGTCAGTCCCGTTCCCAGCCTGCCGGCGACGGGCGGAATGGAGACGGATCCCGCCCCCGCGATGCCGGAACAGGAACAGCCATAA
- a CDS encoding STAS domain-containing protein: MKTTATLEGDVKIIILNGKILSSQDTADMHIQVRTALEQNIKKVVLDLSGLDWTGSTGLGALVAVQGRLRNVDGHLKLAGVNPTVGELLKLNKLNLVFEMYPTVAEAVAHFK; the protein is encoded by the coding sequence ATGAAAACCACCGCCACGCTTGAAGGCGACGTCAAGATCATTATCCTGAACGGTAAGATCTTGTCCAGCCAGGACACGGCCGACATGCATATCCAAGTCCGAACGGCGCTCGAACAGAACATCAAGAAAGTAGTCCTGGATCTATCGGGTCTTGACTGGACCGGCAGTACTGGACTGGGGGCTTTGGTGGCGGTTCAGGGCCGGCTGCGGAACGTGGACGGCCATCTCAAACTTGCAGGGGTGAACCCGACCGTCGGGGAGCTCCTTAAGCTTAATAAACTCAATCTCGTATTTGAAATGTACCCGACGGTTGCGGAAGCCGTTGCCCATTTCAAATGA